A genomic window from Streptomyces broussonetiae includes:
- a CDS encoding lipid-transfer protein: MTQDVAVLGAGMHPWGKWGRSFVEYGTVAARAALADAGVGWSDIGSVVGADTVRGGYPGYVAGATFAKALGWQGARVASVYAACASGAQAIAAARAQILAGLADVVLVVGADAAPKGFFRPAGGDRPDDPDWLRFRLLGATNPTYFGLYARRRMAVHGDTPEDFALVKVKNAAMGALNPYARYRKRVTAEEVAASAVVADPLRLLDICATSDGAAALVLSSMDFARRLGAARPVRIRAVSTVTPNFPNTVLDLPDIATDSAVAVEPTGETFRASIARAAFEEAGLGPEDLSLAEVYDLSTALELQWYEDLRLCGEGEGAKLLREGATAPGGRIPVNASGGLASFGEAVPAQAIAQVCELTWQLRGTAGERQIAGARVGITANQGLFGHGSSVVAVR, encoded by the coding sequence GTGACGCAGGACGTGGCGGTGCTCGGCGCGGGCATGCACCCGTGGGGCAAGTGGGGGCGGTCCTTCGTGGAGTACGGGACGGTGGCGGCCCGCGCGGCGCTCGCGGACGCCGGTGTCGGCTGGAGCGACATCGGCTCGGTCGTGGGCGCGGACACGGTGCGTGGCGGGTATCCCGGGTATGTGGCGGGCGCGACGTTCGCCAAGGCCCTGGGCTGGCAGGGGGCCAGGGTGGCCAGTGTGTACGCGGCGTGCGCGTCCGGAGCGCAGGCGATCGCCGCCGCGCGGGCCCAGATACTCGCGGGGCTCGCGGACGTCGTCCTGGTGGTCGGGGCCGACGCCGCGCCCAAGGGGTTCTTCCGGCCCGCGGGCGGGGACCGCCCCGACGACCCGGACTGGCTGCGCTTCCGGCTGCTGGGCGCCACGAACCCCACGTACTTCGGGCTGTACGCGCGCCGGCGGATGGCGGTGCACGGGGACACACCGGAGGACTTCGCGCTGGTCAAGGTGAAGAACGCGGCCATGGGCGCGCTCAACCCGTACGCCCGGTACCGCAAGCGGGTCACCGCCGAGGAGGTCGCCGCCTCCGCAGTGGTCGCCGATCCGCTGCGGCTGCTCGACATCTGCGCCACCTCCGACGGTGCCGCGGCCCTGGTCCTGTCCAGCATGGACTTCGCGCGCCGACTCGGTGCGGCCCGGCCGGTGCGGATCCGGGCGGTGTCGACGGTGACCCCGAACTTCCCGAACACGGTGCTGGACCTGCCGGACATCGCCACCGACTCGGCGGTCGCGGTGGAGCCCACGGGCGAGACGTTCCGGGCGTCCATCGCCCGGGCCGCCTTCGAGGAGGCGGGCCTCGGTCCCGAGGATCTGTCCCTGGCGGAGGTATACGACCTGTCCACCGCGCTGGAGCTGCAGTGGTACGAGGATCTGCGGCTGTGCGGAGAGGGCGAGGGCGCGAAGCTCCTGCGGGAGGGCGCGACGGCCCCGGGCGGCCGCATACCCGTCAACGCCAGCGGCGGCCTCGCCTCCTTCGGGGAGGCGGTGCCGGCCCAGGCGATCGCCCAGGTCTGCGAACTGACCTGGCAGTTGAGGGGCACCGCGGGCGAACGTCAGATCGCCGGGGCGCGCGTGGGGATCACCGCCAACCAGGGGCTGTTCGGGCATGGATCGTCGGTGGTCGCGGTGCGGTGA
- a CDS encoding GGDEF domain-containing protein, whose protein sequence is MHSWTDTLRFAFQPVVNLRTGAVAALETLARPETGDILAEARRDPELDAGLTVLALRAATRKETLLPLHLNVFAATLADLGGLTPLHDAVRAAGRLPWEVTLDVVPPYTHVPHRALLEAVAALREQGFRISADGIGDGDVPLRLLTDLAPDLVKLDASLLARPAAVRAMRTLCEELGALVAVEGVETELQYASALSAGAQLAQGELFAPPARIPAVDVYVPPRSPGVVAVPRSGPSVREFVRPAAVLPVTASAGQVRALLTGSPDVSGVLLVDQAGRPVRSVHRSRFLLSMSARYGHALYADRPAFKLGDPPRTVGVDATAWEVLDVVAIGGRDRTSDDVAVVDVRGRCVGVVRLADLVRSLSESRVEEAAGLNPLTRLPGSDAITSEVDRCIAGGRTFALSWLDIDHFKQVNDGAGFAAGDDLIRSVGKALQQAVEGHARVGHIGGDDFLLLADEEALDPLVATVLDAGWSAGGRPVTLSLATVVCAPGSVGDHRQAAAQLAPLKKAAKALHGASWVLGRAGVRGHEVRRGGTGTATAQAGFAAVEPGR, encoded by the coding sequence GTGCACTCCTGGACGGACACTCTGCGCTTCGCCTTCCAACCGGTGGTCAACCTGAGGACGGGCGCGGTCGCCGCCCTGGAGACGCTTGCCCGCCCGGAGACCGGTGACATCCTCGCCGAGGCCCGTCGGGATCCCGAACTCGACGCCGGGCTCACGGTGTTGGCGCTGCGCGCGGCGACGCGCAAGGAGACGCTGCTGCCGTTGCACCTGAATGTGTTCGCGGCCACGCTCGCCGACCTCGGCGGCCTCACCCCGCTGCACGACGCCGTGCGTGCGGCGGGGCGCCTGCCGTGGGAGGTGACGCTGGACGTCGTACCGCCGTACACGCATGTGCCCCACCGGGCCCTGCTGGAGGCCGTGGCGGCACTGCGCGAGCAGGGGTTCCGGATCAGCGCGGACGGCATCGGGGACGGCGACGTACCGCTGCGGCTGCTCACCGACCTCGCTCCCGACCTGGTCAAGCTCGACGCCTCGCTGCTGGCCCGGCCCGCCGCGGTGCGGGCGATGCGTACGCTGTGCGAGGAGTTGGGAGCCCTGGTCGCCGTGGAGGGGGTCGAGACCGAGCTGCAGTACGCGTCGGCCCTGTCGGCCGGTGCGCAGCTGGCCCAGGGCGAGCTGTTCGCGCCACCGGCCCGGATCCCCGCCGTGGACGTATACGTTCCGCCCCGCTCGCCCGGTGTCGTGGCCGTGCCCCGGTCCGGGCCGTCGGTGCGGGAGTTCGTGCGCCCCGCCGCCGTCCTGCCGGTGACCGCTTCAGCGGGACAGGTGCGGGCGCTGCTGACCGGGTCGCCGGACGTCTCCGGTGTGCTGCTGGTGGACCAGGCGGGGCGGCCCGTGCGGTCGGTGCACCGCTCGCGTTTCCTGCTGTCGATGTCCGCCCGGTACGGGCACGCCCTGTACGCCGACCGGCCGGCCTTCAAGCTGGGTGACCCGCCCCGCACGGTCGGCGTCGACGCCACCGCCTGGGAGGTGCTGGACGTGGTCGCGATCGGTGGCCGGGACCGGACCTCCGACGATGTGGCGGTGGTCGACGTACGGGGCCGGTGCGTGGGCGTCGTTCGGCTCGCGGACCTGGTGCGGTCGCTGTCCGAGAGCCGGGTCGAGGAGGCGGCCGGGCTCAATCCGCTGACCCGGCTGCCCGGTTCGGACGCGATCACGAGCGAGGTGGACCGGTGCATCGCGGGCGGGCGGACGTTCGCGCTGAGCTGGCTGGACATCGATCACTTCAAACAGGTCAACGACGGTGCGGGATTCGCTGCGGGCGACGATCTGATCCGGTCGGTCGGCAAGGCTCTGCAACAGGCGGTCGAGGGGCACGCGCGCGTGGGGCACATCGGCGGGGACGACTTCCTGCTGCTGGCCGACGAGGAGGCGCTCGATCCGCTGGTGGCCACCGTGCTCGACGCGGGCTGGTCGGCGGGGGGCCGGCCGGTCACGCTGTCCCTCGCGACCGTCGTGTGCGCGCCGGGCAGCGTGGGCGACCATCGCCAGGCCGCCGCCCAGCTCGCACCGTTGAAGAAGGCGGCCAAGGCGTTGCACGGCGCGAGCTGGGTGCTCGGGCGCGCCGGTGTCCGCGGTCACGAGGTCCGGCGCGGCGGCACGGGGACGGCCACGGCGCAGGCCGGGTTCGCGGCGGTCGAGCCCGGACGGTGA
- a CDS encoding MIP/aquaporin family protein, producing MSNGDIFVGEVIGTAILILFGAGVCAAVTLRHSKARAAGWVVIAFGWGFGVLAGAYTAAPLSGGQLNPAVTLGIAIDTGKWGKVWVYLLGQIVGAMLGAVLAYLVYLAQFQANGRTQESTEADGPVPTLGIFSTIPEIRNPVANLITEIIATMALVLPVLAFGLTKGLGESGTTALIVSLLVVGIGLSLGGPTGYAINPARDLGPRIVHTFLPIPNKGTSDWSYAWIPVLGPLIGGALAGALYNAAF from the coding sequence ATGAGCAACGGAGACATCTTCGTCGGCGAGGTCATCGGCACCGCGATCCTGATCCTGTTCGGTGCCGGTGTCTGTGCCGCCGTCACCCTCAGACACTCCAAGGCGCGGGCCGCTGGCTGGGTCGTCATCGCGTTCGGCTGGGGTTTCGGTGTCCTCGCGGGCGCGTACACCGCCGCTCCCCTCTCCGGTGGCCAGCTCAATCCCGCGGTCACCCTCGGCATCGCCATCGACACCGGCAAGTGGGGCAAGGTCTGGGTGTATCTGCTGGGCCAGATCGTGGGCGCGATGCTCGGCGCCGTACTCGCCTATCTGGTGTATCTCGCCCAGTTCCAGGCCAACGGCCGTACGCAGGAGAGCACCGAGGCCGACGGTCCGGTGCCGACCCTGGGCATCTTCTCGACCATTCCGGAGATCAGGAACCCGGTGGCCAACCTCATCACCGAGATCATCGCCACCATGGCGCTGGTACTGCCCGTCCTCGCCTTCGGGCTGACCAAGGGGCTGGGCGAGTCCGGCACGACCGCACTGATCGTCTCCCTGCTCGTGGTCGGCATCGGGCTCTCTCTCGGCGGCCCCACCGGTTACGCCATCAACCCGGCCCGCGACCTCGGCCCGCGCATCGTGCACACCTTCCTCCCGATCCCCAACAAGGGCACGTCGGACTGGAGTTACGCCTGGATACCGGTCCTCGGACCGCTGATCGGCGGAGCGCTCGCCGGCGCCCTCTACAACGCGGCCTTCTGA
- the glpK gene encoding glycerol kinase GlpK, whose product MTDTADTYVAAIDQGTTSSRCIVFDHSGAIVAVDQREHRQIFPKPGWVEHDATEIWAKVQAVVAGALAKAGLRADQLSALGITNQRETTVLWDRATGKPVHNAIVWQDTRTAALCGELGGAYGQDRFREQTGLPLASYFSGPKAAWLLDHVPGLRERAERGEIAFGTVDSWLIWNLTGGTEGGRHVTDVTNAGRTLLMNLETLQWDTSILSAMNLPAVMLPEIRSSAEVYGTAVGQLAGVPVASALGDQQAAVFGQACYDVGSAKNTYGTGSFLLLNTGNRPVPSKSGLLTTLGYKIGGEAPVYCLEGSIAITGALVQWFRDQLGIIRSADEIETLAASVEDNGGAYIVPAFSGLFAPYWRADARGVVTGLTRYVTKAHLARAVLEATSWQTREVVDAMYQDSGVRISTLKVDGGMTKNKLLMQHQADVLGVPVIRPRVSETTCLGAAYAAGLATGVWNDLDQLKSHWQKDAEWTPVMEASVREREYRNWRRAVEKSFGWLEEDGA is encoded by the coding sequence ATGACGGACACCGCCGACACCTACGTCGCCGCCATCGACCAGGGCACCACGTCCAGCCGCTGCATCGTCTTCGACCACAGCGGCGCGATCGTCGCCGTCGACCAGCGCGAGCACCGCCAGATCTTCCCCAAACCGGGCTGGGTGGAGCACGACGCGACGGAGATCTGGGCCAAGGTGCAGGCCGTGGTGGCAGGAGCGCTCGCCAAGGCCGGGCTGCGCGCCGACCAGTTGAGCGCGCTGGGCATCACCAACCAGCGCGAGACGACGGTCCTGTGGGACCGCGCCACGGGCAAACCCGTCCACAATGCCATCGTCTGGCAGGACACCCGCACCGCAGCCCTGTGCGGCGAACTCGGCGGAGCGTACGGCCAGGACCGCTTCCGGGAGCAGACCGGGCTGCCGCTCGCCAGCTACTTCTCCGGGCCCAAGGCGGCCTGGCTGCTCGACCACGTGCCCGGTCTGCGGGAGCGTGCCGAACGCGGCGAGATCGCCTTCGGGACCGTCGACTCCTGGCTGATCTGGAACCTCACCGGCGGCACCGAGGGCGGACGGCACGTCACCGACGTCACGAACGCGGGGCGCACCCTGCTCATGAACCTCGAGACGCTCCAGTGGGACACGTCCATCCTGTCCGCGATGAACCTCCCCGCGGTGATGCTGCCGGAGATCCGGTCCTCCGCCGAGGTCTACGGCACGGCGGTCGGACAGCTCGCCGGGGTGCCCGTGGCCTCCGCGCTGGGCGACCAGCAGGCCGCCGTGTTCGGGCAGGCCTGCTACGACGTGGGCAGCGCCAAGAACACGTACGGCACCGGCAGTTTCCTGCTGCTCAACACCGGCAACCGGCCGGTGCCGTCCAAGAGCGGGCTGCTCACGACCCTGGGCTACAAGATCGGCGGGGAGGCGCCGGTGTACTGCCTGGAGGGGTCCATAGCGATAACGGGCGCGCTGGTGCAGTGGTTCCGCGACCAGCTCGGGATCATCCGGAGCGCCGACGAGATCGAGACACTGGCGGCGAGCGTCGAGGACAACGGCGGCGCCTACATCGTGCCCGCGTTCTCCGGTCTGTTCGCGCCGTACTGGCGTGCCGACGCGCGCGGGGTCGTCACCGGCCTCACCCGGTACGTCACGAAGGCGCATCTCGCGCGCGCGGTGCTGGAGGCGACGAGCTGGCAGACGCGGGAGGTCGTGGACGCCATGTACCAGGACTCCGGGGTGCGGATCAGCACCTTGAAGGTCGACGGCGGCATGACGAAGAACAAGCTGCTCATGCAGCACCAGGCGGACGTCCTCGGCGTTCCGGTGATCCGTCCCCGGGTGTCGGAGACGACCTGTCTGGGTGCCGCCTACGCGGCCGGTCTGGCAACGGGCGTCTGGAACGACCTGGACCAGCTGAAGTCGCACTGGCAGAAGGACGCGGAGTGGACGCCCGTGATGGAGGCGTCGGTGCGCGAGCGCGAGTACCGCAACTGGCGCAGGGCCGTGGAGAAGAGCTTCGGCTGGCTGGAGGAGGACGGGGCGTAG
- a CDS encoding GTP-binding protein, producing MIFGRSERGKPPVEPVTLKILVAGGFGVGKTTLVGAVSEIRPLRTEEVLTEAGRPVDDTSGVESKHTTTVAMDFGRITLREDLVLYLFGTPGQERFWFMWDELSEGALGAVVLADTRRLEDCFAGVDYFERRRIPFLVGVNCFEDADRYPAETVRQALDLDDDVPLVLCDARDRESVKNVLIGVVQHAMQYAADHRQPAIG from the coding sequence ATGATCTTCGGGCGTTCTGAGCGCGGCAAGCCCCCGGTCGAGCCCGTCACGCTCAAGATCCTGGTGGCCGGCGGTTTCGGCGTGGGCAAGACGACCCTCGTCGGCGCGGTCAGCGAGATCAGGCCGCTGCGCACCGAGGAAGTACTCACGGAGGCCGGGCGTCCGGTCGACGACACCAGCGGTGTGGAGAGCAAGCACACCACCACCGTGGCGATGGACTTCGGCCGCATCACCCTCCGCGAGGACCTGGTGCTGTACCTCTTCGGCACGCCCGGGCAGGAACGGTTCTGGTTCATGTGGGACGAGTTGTCCGAGGGCGCACTCGGGGCCGTCGTGCTCGCCGACACCCGTCGCCTGGAGGACTGCTTCGCCGGCGTCGACTACTTCGAACGGCGCCGCATCCCCTTCCTCGTCGGCGTCAACTGCTTCGAGGACGCGGACCGTTACCCGGCCGAGACGGTCCGGCAGGCCCTCGACCTGGACGACGACGTCCCCCTCGTCCTGTGCGACGCGCGCGACCGGGAATCGGTCAAGAACGTGCTCATCGGGGTCGTCCAGCACGCCATGCAGTACGCGGCAGACCACCGCCAGCCCGCCATCGGCTGA
- a CDS encoding DUF742 domain-containing protein produces the protein MNGDGQGRSHWFDDEAGPVVRPYAMTRGRTTSPAQHRLDLIAVVVTEPEAADPEADPTLSPEHVAIVGLCRDSPQSVAELAAEIDLPIGVVRVLIGDLVHAELVHVTRPVPPAELPDESILRDVINGLRAL, from the coding sequence ATGAACGGAGACGGTCAGGGAAGAAGCCACTGGTTCGACGACGAGGCCGGACCGGTCGTCCGTCCCTACGCCATGACACGCGGCCGGACCACGAGTCCGGCCCAGCACCGCCTCGACCTGATCGCGGTGGTCGTCACGGAGCCCGAAGCGGCCGACCCGGAAGCGGACCCGACGCTGTCGCCCGAACACGTGGCGATCGTCGGGCTGTGCCGGGACTCTCCGCAGTCGGTCGCCGAACTCGCCGCGGAGATCGATCTGCCGATCGGCGTGGTCCGGGTCCTCATCGGCGATCTCGTGCACGCCGAACTCGTCCATGTCACCCGACCGGTGCCCCCGGCCGAGCTGCCCGACGAGAGCATTCTGCGTGACGTGATCAACGGCCTCCGGGCGCTGTGA
- a CDS encoding roadblock/LC7 domain-containing protein — protein sequence MTAPRATGHTATDKGELNWLLDDLVDRVASIRKAVILSGDGLPMGVSKDLTREDGEHLAAVASGFHSLAKGVGRHFDAGSVRQTVVELDDAFLFVTAAGDGSCLAVLSDAESDVGQVAYEMTLLVKRVGVHLGTSPRTDLPAGG from the coding sequence ATGACCGCACCGAGGGCCACCGGCCACACCGCGACCGACAAGGGGGAGCTGAACTGGCTCCTGGACGACCTGGTCGACCGGGTCGCCAGCATCCGCAAGGCCGTCATCCTGTCCGGCGACGGACTGCCCATGGGCGTGTCCAAGGACCTGACCAGGGAGGACGGCGAGCATCTGGCCGCCGTGGCGTCCGGCTTCCACAGCCTCGCCAAGGGCGTCGGCCGCCACTTCGACGCGGGCAGCGTCCGCCAGACGGTGGTCGAGCTGGACGACGCCTTCCTGTTCGTCACCGCCGCCGGGGACGGCAGCTGCCTCGCCGTCCTCTCGGACGCCGAGTCCGACGTCGGCCAGGTCGCCTACGAGATGACGCTTCTGGTCAAGCGGGTCGGCGTGCATCTAGGTACCTCCCCGCGCACCGATCTGCCCGCAGGCGGGTAG
- a CDS encoding sensor histidine kinase, with the protein MRFRGKSIRRKIVALLLVPLVSLTAVWGFATVLTGREVAQLFQANDVTKDVGYPTEDTARALQQERRQTLVYLADPRAADAVSALERTRTVTDGAVAKIRKNAKDHKVRDGMDAADYERLTAVLDAFDGLDSLRRSVEQGTVDRAQALDLYNRLVDPCYTLLDALDGVDDVELDKQARALVNITRARELLSREDALLGSSLVVGRLTREETRDISSLVAQRNLLYDISLPLLPAAERDRYERFWKDATTNPLRTAEQSVIGSDSGMPGDVTAKSWDSAAASALDGLGNLDDQAGDRFQSRTRPVAMSVILQAAVAGLLGLVALLFSLVLSVRVGRSLIRDLRQLRLEAHEASGVRLPSVMRRLSAGEQVDVETEVPRLEYDKNEVGEVGHALNTLQRAAVEAAVKQAELRSGVSEVFVNLARRSQVLLHKQLTLLDTMERRTEDTDELADLFRLDHLTTRMRRHAEGLVILSGAAPSRQWRRPVQLMDVVRAAVAEVEDYERVEVRRLPRVAVTGPAVADLTHLVAELLENATVFSPPHTAVQVLGERVANGFTLEIHDRGLGMTAETLLDANLRLAETPEFELSDTDRLGLFVVSRLAQRQNVRVSLQPSPYGGTTAVVFLPDALLTDDVPDTNGIGFRLDRDRSARETGQTASRSMGRAPAAAQLPSLPTSLMDGPVELEAPVDLDALEDFPGALADEDSERGGLFRHRRSRAHDDERTAAPTADRPPRDTAGDRGPVPLPRRQTPKLVSSHGKPVTDQRSRRDEPDRQPSAGPRTSDPGTLAPLPSRRRGTAARHGGERTDRAEEGAPAPTTGATEPTGAPALPRRTRRETPTTDAPGRTARSGEPTRPGSGEALPPGDAGRSAADATGQAAHAASPADGVAWPAEGANWPTDDAATPTGDVETPTGDVASPSGNMASPTGDTARAGDVLPSAGDAADPGDALRATAADRSRAGDALPPGGAATDRGDELGPAVGAPGSGATAWPPADAAHPGDVLPSAGQGLRPGDAPLSSAGQGIRPGDAPLPPAEQASVASGAADVTRPGASVSDGTADFTTGETAARPSVSPGGTGPLPRRVRQASLAPQLRQDTARRAERAGQPADRDAEEVRSRMASLQRGWQRGRAENAAGDESGNGTAPGTTEGDGR; encoded by the coding sequence ATGCGCTTTCGCGGGAAGTCGATCCGCCGGAAGATCGTGGCGCTGCTTCTCGTGCCGCTGGTGTCCCTGACCGCCGTCTGGGGCTTCGCCACGGTGCTCACGGGACGCGAGGTCGCCCAGCTCTTCCAGGCGAACGACGTGACGAAGGACGTCGGTTACCCCACCGAGGACACCGCCCGCGCACTCCAGCAGGAGCGCCGGCAGACCCTCGTCTACCTGGCCGACCCGCGGGCCGCCGACGCGGTCTCCGCGCTGGAGCGCACCCGCACCGTCACCGACGGGGCGGTCGCCAAGATCCGCAAGAACGCCAAGGACCACAAGGTCCGCGACGGCATGGACGCGGCCGACTACGAACGCCTCACCGCCGTCCTGGACGCCTTCGACGGCCTGGACTCCCTGCGCCGCAGCGTCGAGCAGGGAACGGTCGACCGCGCCCAGGCGCTCGACCTCTACAACCGTCTCGTCGACCCCTGTTACACGCTGCTCGACGCCCTCGACGGCGTCGACGACGTCGAGTTGGACAAGCAGGCCCGCGCGCTGGTCAACATCACCCGCGCGCGCGAGCTGCTCTCCCGCGAGGATGCGCTGCTCGGCTCCTCCCTCGTCGTCGGCCGGCTCACCCGCGAAGAGACTCGGGACATCTCCTCCCTCGTCGCGCAGCGCAATCTCCTGTACGACATCAGCCTGCCGCTGCTGCCCGCCGCCGAGCGCGACCGTTACGAGCGCTTCTGGAAGGACGCCACCACCAACCCGCTGCGTACGGCCGAACAGTCCGTCATCGGATCGGACTCCGGCATGCCCGGCGACGTCACCGCCAAGAGCTGGGACTCCGCCGCGGCGAGTGCGCTGGACGGGCTGGGCAACCTGGACGACCAGGCGGGCGACCGCTTCCAGAGCCGCACCCGCCCCGTGGCCATGAGCGTCATCCTCCAGGCGGCCGTCGCCGGCCTGCTCGGCCTGGTCGCCCTCCTGTTCTCCCTCGTCCTGTCCGTGCGGGTCGGCCGCAGCCTCATCCGCGACCTGCGCCAGTTGCGTCTGGAGGCGCACGAGGCCTCCGGTGTCCGGCTGCCGAGCGTGATGCGGCGCCTGTCCGCCGGTGAACAGGTCGACGTCGAGACCGAGGTGCCGCGCCTGGAGTACGACAAGAACGAGGTCGGTGAGGTCGGCCACGCCCTCAACACCCTCCAGCGCGCCGCCGTCGAAGCCGCCGTCAAGCAGGCCGAACTGCGCTCCGGTGTCTCCGAGGTGTTCGTCAACCTCGCCCGCCGCAGCCAGGTGCTGCTGCACAAGCAGCTCACCCTGCTCGACACGATGGAACGCCGCACCGAGGACACCGACGAACTCGCCGACCTCTTCCGCCTGGACCACCTCACCACCCGCATGCGCCGGCACGCCGAGGGCCTGGTGATCCTCTCCGGCGCCGCGCCGTCCCGGCAGTGGCGCCGCCCGGTCCAGCTGATGGACGTCGTGCGGGCCGCCGTCGCCGAGGTCGAGGACTACGAGCGCGTCGAGGTCCGCCGCCTCCCACGCGTCGCCGTCACCGGCCCGGCCGTCGCCGACCTCACGCACCTCGTGGCCGAACTCCTCGAGAACGCCACGGTCTTCTCGCCCCCGCACACCGCCGTCCAGGTCCTCGGCGAGCGCGTCGCCAACGGCTTCACGCTGGAGATCCACGACCGGGGCCTCGGCATGACGGCAGAGACACTCCTGGACGCCAACCTGCGTCTTGCCGAGACCCCCGAGTTCGAACTCTCCGACACCGACCGGCTCGGCCTCTTCGTGGTCAGCCGCCTGGCCCAGCGGCAGAACGTCCGTGTCTCCCTCCAGCCCTCGCCCTACGGCGGCACCACCGCCGTCGTGTTCCTCCCCGACGCGCTGCTGACCGACGACGTACCGGACACCAACGGAATCGGCTTCCGCCTGGACCGGGACCGTTCGGCGCGGGAGACCGGGCAGACGGCGAGCCGGAGCATGGGCCGTGCCCCGGCGGCGGCCCAGCTGCCCAGCCTGCCGACGTCCCTGATGGACGGTCCCGTCGAGCTGGAGGCCCCCGTCGATCTCGACGCCCTCGAGGACTTCCCCGGCGCACTGGCGGACGAGGACAGCGAGCGTGGCGGACTGTTCCGGCACCGTCGCTCACGCGCCCACGACGACGAGCGGACGGCCGCCCCGACCGCCGACCGCCCACCCCGTGACACGGCCGGTGACCGTGGCCCCGTACCGCTGCCGCGGCGCCAGACACCCAAACTGGTCAGCTCGCACGGCAAGCCCGTCACCGACCAGCGTTCCCGCCGTGACGAACCCGACCGGCAGCCCTCCGCCGGGCCCCGCACCTCCGATCCGGGCACACTGGCCCCGCTGCCCTCCAGACGGCGCGGCACGGCCGCCCGGCACGGCGGCGAGCGCACGGACCGGGCGGAGGAAGGCGCTCCGGCCCCCACCACCGGCGCCACCGAGCCGACCGGGGCCCCGGCACTACCCCGCCGCACCCGCCGCGAGACACCCACCACCGACGCCCCCGGCCGTACCGCCCGGTCCGGCGAACCGACCCGGCCGGGCAGCGGCGAGGCCTTGCCGCCCGGCGATGCCGGCCGGTCCGCCGCCGATGCGACTGGGCAGGCCGCGCACGCGGCTTCGCCTGCCGACGGCGTGGCTTGGCCCGCTGAGGGCGCGAACTGGCCCACGGACGATGCGGCCACGCCCACCGGGGACGTTGAAACGCCCACCGGGGACGTTGCCTCGCCCAGCGGGAACATGGCGTCGCCCACCGGCGACACGGCCCGTGCCGGTGACGTGCTCCCGTCCGCCGGTGACGCTGCCGACCCCGGGGACGCGCTCCGGGCGACCGCCGCCGACCGGTCCCGCGCCGGTGACGCCCTTCCGCCCGGCGGTGCTGCCACCGACCGAGGCGATGAGCTTGGCCCGGCCGTCGGTGCGCCTGGCTCTGGCGCCACGGCCTGGCCACCCGCCGACGCTGCCCACCCCGGTGACGTGCTCCCGTCCGCCGGGCAGGGGCTCCGTCCCGGCGATGCGCCGCTGTCGTCCGCCGGGCAGGGGATCCGCCCCGGCGATGCGCCGCTCCCGCCCGCCGAGCAGGCGTCGGTGGCGAGCGGTGCCGCCGATGTCACCCGTCCCGGCGCGTCCGTGTCGGACGGGACCGCAGACTTCACCACCGGTGAGACGGCCGCCCGGCCGTCCGTGTCACCGGGCGGTACCGGGCCGCTGCCCCGGCGGGTGCGTCAGGCCAGCCTGGCTCCCCAGCTCAGGCAGGACACCGCACGACGCGCCGAACGAGCGGGGCAGCCCGCCGACCGGGACGCGGAGGAGGTCCGCAGCCGGATGGCCTCGCTCCAGCGCGGCTGGCAGCGCGGCCGGGCGGAGAACGCCGCGGGCGACGAGTCCGGGAACGGCACAGCACCAGGAACGACAGAGGGGGACGGTCGATGA
- a CDS encoding GntR family transcriptional regulator, with amino-acid sequence MAEQLAGLAGDRALLGRTSTAERVSDILRSRIADGYFPPGTRLSEDGIGGALGVSRNTLREAFRLLTHERLLVHELNRGVFVRVLTVEDVEDIYRARTLVECAVVRGLGEPPYPLDGLAVAVAEGEKATAGSDWKALGTANIHFHRELVALAGSERTDELMRSVFAELRLAFHVVDDPRRLHEPYLARNRQILETLQAGDRRAAEELLETYLADSLERVVEVYRRRVGEESAGPA; translated from the coding sequence ATGGCAGAGCAGCTGGCGGGACTGGCCGGAGACCGGGCGCTCCTGGGGCGTACGAGCACGGCGGAGCGGGTCTCGGACATCCTCCGCAGCCGTATCGCCGACGGGTACTTCCCGCCCGGCACCCGGCTGTCGGAGGACGGCATCGGCGGGGCGCTCGGGGTCTCCCGCAACACCCTGCGCGAGGCCTTCCGGCTGCTCACGCACGAACGTCTGCTGGTGCACGAGCTGAACCGGGGCGTGTTCGTCCGGGTACTGACCGTCGAGGACGTCGAGGACATCTACCGCGCACGCACCCTGGTCGAGTGCGCCGTCGTGCGCGGGCTCGGCGAGCCGCCGTACCCGCTGGACGGGCTCGCCGTGGCGGTCGCCGAGGGAGAGAAGGCCACCGCAGGCAGCGACTGGAAGGCGCTGGGCACGGCCAACATCCACTTCCACCGGGAACTGGTCGCCCTTGCCGGCAGCGAACGCACCGACGAACTGATGCGCAGCGTCTTCGCCGAACTGCGGCTCGCCTTCCACGTCGTGGACGACCCGCGCCGGCTGCACGAGCCGTACCTCGCCCGCAACCGCCAGATCCTCGAGACGCTCCAGGCCGGTGACCGGCGCGCGGCGGAAGAGCTGCTGGAGACCTACCTCGCCGACTCGCTGGAGCGGGTGGTGGAGGTCTACCGGCGCAGGGTCGGTGAGGAGAGCGCCGGGCCCGCTTGA